GAATATAGGAGGGGGAATAAAGGTGATTAAGGGACCCTGTGTTGTGCGCAGAGACTGGACGGTGCTGCTGGATTGCGGTCATCCGGAATTCGAAGCCGTCCGCGACAGGCTGCCGGCGTTCGCGGAGCTGGCCAAAAGTCCGCCGCTCTATCAAACCTACCGGATAACGCCGCTGTCGCTGTGGAACGCGGCCGCTCTGGGAGCGTCGCCGGACGAAATCATTGAGAGCCTGGAGCAATGGTCAAGGCGCGTACTGCCCTCCGGGCTCGCTGAAGAAATCAAGCTACTGATGTCCAGATACGGAAGGCTCACATTGCATGCAATGGACGAATCTGAGCGGCTGCTTCTTCGCAGTGACAGCGAAGAGCTTCTGAATGAGCCGGAGATGGGTCAGGTCGCCGCGGCCTGCGGCTTCCGCAGAACAGGGCCGCTGGAAATGGCCGGAAGCGCATCCTGCCGGGGGATGCTGAAGCAGGAGCTCGCCCGAACCGGATATCCGGTGCTGGACCGCGCTGGCTATCATGAAGGCGAAGCGCTGGATATTTGCTGGAAAGAAGGAGACTGTACCTTTGAGCTCAGGGATTACCAGCGGGAAGCAGCCCGGCGGTTCGACATTTCAGGAGGCAGTGGAATTGTGGTTCTGCCCTGCGGCGCGGGAAAGACCATCGTCGGCCTGGCCGTACTTGAAGCTTTAAAGTGCGAGACGCTCATTCTTACCTCCAGTGCGACCTCCGTCCGCCAGTGGACAGAGGAATTGAAGAAGCGGACAAATCTGGCTCCGGAATGCGTAGGGGAGTACACGGGGGAACGGCGGCAGGTGCGGCCGGTTACGGTCGCGACCTATCAGATGCTGACGCACCGCGCCTCCAAAGGGGGCGGCTTCTCGCATATGGGGCTGTTCAACGAACGAAATTGGGGGCTGATCGTATATGATGAAGTTCATTTGCTTCCCGCTCCCGTCTTCCGGGCAACCGCAGAGATTCAGGCCACACGTCGTCTTGGGCTTACCGCCACGCTTGTTAGGGAAGACGGAAGAGAGGGCGACGTTTTTTCTCTGATCGGCCCCAAAGCCTATGACTGCCCCTGGAAGACTCTGGAGCAGCGGGGCTGGATTGCCGCGGTACAGTGTCTGGAGGTACCGGTGCCGATGGAACCGGAACTGAAGAAACGCTATTTGTACGCGGCATCTAAAGAGAAATTCCGTCTGGCTTCTGCCAATCCGGCCAAAGCCGAAATGGCGGCAAAGATCATCGAGGCCCACAGGGGGGCGTCCATTCTGGTCATCGGCCAATACCTTGATCAATTGGGAGAGCTTGCGGCAATCATCGGCGCTCCGGTGATTACCGGGAAGACGCCGCAGCAGGAGCGGATTAAGCTGTACAACCAATTTAACGAGGGTGTATTGCCGGTGCTGATCGTATCCAAGGTCGCCAACTTTGCCGTCAATCTGCCGGATGCTTCAGTTGCCATCGAGGTGTCTGGCGCATTCGGCTCCCGGCAGGAGGAAGCGCAGCGGTTGGGCAGAGTGCTTCGCCCGAAGCGGGGGGACAACCGGGCCTTCTTTTATACGCTGGTGACGGAGGACAGCAGAGAGCAGGAGTTCGCACTGCGGCGGCGCCTGTTTCTGACGGAGCAGGGTTATGAATATTTCGTGGTTCATGAACCGGCCGTAGAAAAAGGTGAATCGTTCATGCTGCCGGGATGCGGAAACCCGCTTGAAGAGGAGGCTTCTGGATCATAATGACAACTTGGAAAGACCGGTTGACGGGCGGAGACAGTGACGAATTTTGCAGGCTGTCTTCGCAGGCATCCGGTGTGCTTAAACGAATGTGTTCGGCTCATGCGGACCGTCCGTTTCAGGAAGGCAGGGAAGAGACGCTTCGTCCTCCAGAAATGACCCGGGTGGAGTTCAGACTGGCTTTCTCGGAACTTCGGAGAGGCGGATGGGTCGGTGCGATGCGGAAAATCGGGGGAAATCATCTGTTCTATATTCCCGCCGAAAGACTGGACATGCTGCAAAGCCGACTCTTCCCGGTATCTCCCTCTTGCTTGGAGCCAGAGGGGATTCGGCTCTCCGTGGAGACGGGGCCGGGTTTAGCGGGAGAATTGTTCCGCGCCCTGCTGTTCGCGGCCGAAGAAGGTCTGCCGCTGACTTCCAAAGGAGCAGTCCACAAGAAATATGTAAGTCGCCTTGCCGCAACAATGCAGCTGAATGACGAGCATTTGCAAGGGTTGGATCTGCGCTCGCCGTATCCGGACGACTATCCGCTGCCGGCGGTACTCGCCATAGATTTGCTGCTTCATATGGGGCTTCTTGTACGGCGAAATCAAGCGTTCTTGCCCGAAGCCCAGGTCGTGCAGAATTGGCTGAACCTTGATGAACGGGAAATGTCTGTTCTGCTTCATGGAGCAGCTTCCCGGCGCTACGGCCGCAGGTCAGCCGCCGACCGGCAGTTCCGCTGCCTAATCTCCCGGCCGGAATATTTTCCGGGCTGCTGGTATTCGCTGGCGGATACGATCAACTGGATGGAAACGCAGGGTTTGACTGAGCCCGAAGAGAGGCCCGGGTTAGAAGGGGCTGCTGCGGCTTGGCTCCGCTGTCTCGCGGGCTTTGGCTGGGTTGAGGTCGGCAGCGCTCCTGGCCACGGCCTCTGCTTCCGCTGGACTTCAGCGAAGCCGCTGCTGGCGGACCCGTCAGAAACTGTTGAACCAGTTGGGGCGCGAATTATCGCTCAGCCGGATATGGAAGTGCTGGTCTCTGAGGAGACGCCCTTCAGCCTTCGCTGGAGCCTGGCCTGCTTTGCGGAGCTGATTCAGATCGATTGCATGTGGAGCTTCAGATTAACCAGGGAGCGGCTGGAGTGGGCATCCGCCAGAGGTATCTCACCGGAAGAGGTTATTGAATGGCTGGAGCATTACGCCGAAACCGGTCTGCCCGGCCAGGTCCGGGCCGTTCTTGGACAATGGGGCCGGGATATCGGCCGGACGGTCCTGGCCGAGACTTTGGTGCTTTCCTGCAGGAGCGAACAGGATGCCGACGCCATCGCCGGACATCCCAGGTTGCAGGACAGCCTGGAGCGGCTCGGCCCCCTGCACTTCGGCGTAAGCCGCGACCGGGCGGACTGGGTGCGCAGGGAACTGGCATCAGCCGGAATGTTGCCTCTCGGAGGCCGGCCCAGCCATAGCGGCGAAGGCCCGCAGGAAGCGAGCTTGTTCCGGCTTTATATACCCGGATCACGAGATAACGGCAGCGGGTTTACGCTGACATCTGATTCTGCCGCCGGCCTCTGGTACGCTGAGGACCACGGAGCCGCCATGCAGGCGGAAATGCCGCCCGTACCGGAGTCGGCCGAGGAAATGTGGCCGGATGCGGCGGAAGTTCCTTCAGTCTGGATCAAAGAGGGGCGCCGGTATCACGCTTCCACAGCCCGTCTGCTTATGGAGCAGGCGCTGAAATGGGGGACGAAGGTGAGACTGTCCATGGAGGGAAGAACATGCGAGTTTATCCCCGACCGTATTTTACCGGGGGTCTGGAGAGTATCCGGGCATTTGCTTGACTGTTCCGGCGACGCTCCGCAGGAACGGGAGCTTTCCGACGGGGATTGGGACACGATTCAGCTCATAGTCCCCGTTTTTCGCGGTTTTCCCTCTTCTTCTACGGACGGCGGTTGTGGTATGATAGGATAGTCCACCTGCAAAAAGTGGAACATTTCATACGGAAGTCGAGATGAAATTCATGAGCGTAGCGGAATACAATACGGTCGATATGGCCGAAGTGCTGACAAACGCCTATGAATTGGGCGATATGATTAATCAATCCGCCGAAGTGACGGATTATTTATACTGGAAGGATCGGATTGCCGCCAATCCCGAGATCCAGAGCATGATCAGAAAGCTTGAGAGCAAGAAAGAACTGTTCGAGGAAACTCAGCGGTTCGGCCATTTTCATCCGAACTATCATTCGGCCAAGGATGAGGTAGCCAAGGTGGAAGCCGAAATGGAGAAATTCGAGGAGGTTGCCAGATTCAAGCTGGCGGAGAAGGCCCTGGATGATATGCTCCATTCCATGTCGGAGATGATTGCATTTTCGGTTTCGGACAGCATCAAGGTTCCAGGCAACGATCCTTTGCCCAAAGGCGGCTGCGGCAGCGGAGGCAAATGCTCCTGCGGCTAATCCGCCGAAGGAAGCCCAAGACAGAAAGGCGGAGAAGCGCATGTTTGCGGAACGCACAGGTTATATCATTTGGGTCAGCGATGTAAAAGCCGCGCGAAATTTGGAAAAATACGGCACGCTGCATTACATTTCGCGAAAAATGCACTATGCGGTTATGTACGTAAATTCGGACCGTGCGGAAGAAGTTATGAAGAACGTGCGCAGGCTGTCTTATGTTCGCAAGATCGAACGTTCATACCGGAATGAGCTGAAAACGGAATACTCCAGCAACGTACCGGACAAGACCCGATATTACGGGCTGTAATGTAAAGTATAGAACGGAAGAAGTCCTTCTTGGACCTCTTCCGTTTTTATTTTATTGACTTGAAAACTCAAAGCGGCGTTTCGTTTTGTATCGCCAAAGCGATAGATGCAAGGGATATGGGTCTTTGGAATTAGGCCGACCGGATTATTTTCGTGGAAACACTTGACTGAATTTTATCTGTAGTTAATATTGCGGTCCTATTCTATAAGAGTATCGGAAATTCAGACGAATAGCGTGCAGGAGCGAATATGATAAAACCATACATATCCTTTATGGAAGATGCGGCCATTCTGCATTACCTAAGGCATATCAACATCAAGGTGAAGAGAGAAATTACCGAATTAAGACGACTGTCAGAGTTTCTGAGGGTTATGAATCAAGAAGCGCTTTCCACCTTTTATCAGCCTATCGTGGAGCTGGCAACAGGCCAAACCATGGGGCATGAGGCGCTGAACCGCCCTCCAGTTTCGCAGCTCTTTCACTCGGCGGATATCTTCTATGAGTTCGCGGCAAAGACGGAGTATACGTCCAGACTGGATCGTTACTGTCGAAGGGTATCGCTTACGCGTTACGTAGGCAGTGCCTCTGTCGCAGGCTTCGGCGGTTCTGAGCTTCTTTTTATCAATGTAAGTCCCGGCATACTGAATGATGAACGTTACAAAAGCGGTGAAACCGTTAATCTGCTCAAACAACTGGGGTTGACGCCGTCCCGGGTCGTTCTGGAATTGACGGAAAGGCAGGCGGTCCATGACTATGTCGGTTTCGAAAAAACTCTGGCGCATTACCGCAAGCAAGGCTTTCGGATTGCAGTCGACGATGCCGGTTCGGGTTATAACAGCCTGAAGACGCTGGTATACCTGAAGCCGGAATTCATCAAGCTGGACAAGTCGCTGATCAGAGGCATCAACGGAAATCGAGAGCAGCAGCATCTGCTTGGACTAATACGCGAATATGCCCAGGCGTCGGGGACACGCGTCATTGCCGAAGGCATTGAAACCGAAGCGGAGCTTAAATTTTTGCGTGAAGCGGCAATCGATTACGGACAAGGATATCTTGTTGGGAGACCGGAATCCTCCCCTGCCGCCGGTTGTATTCCCGCCATTGTTTAAAGTTCAATCTTGGAAAGGAGCCATTAATTGATGCAGCATAAAGTTGGAGAAGTATGCCAGTCGATTCCACACCTTGCTCCGAGTACACCTTGTGAATACGTGGATCGAATCTTTAAGCAAAATCCCGCGCTTCAGGGGGTAGCCGTCACCGAGGGTGATTTTCCGGTCGCTCTGATCATGAGAGTGAGATTTTACCAGAAAATAGGCACTTTATACGGCTATACACTGTATATGCAAAGACCTGTAAAGCTGATTATGGACAGCACTCCTCTGGTTGTCGATTACGAATGCCCCATTACAGAGGTCAGCAGACTGGCGATGGCCCGCGATGAAGAGAAGCTGTACGATGATGTTGTGGTCACCAGCGGAAACCGGTTATACGGCGCGGTCAGCGTTAGGGACCTGCTGCTTCATTTTGCCGAAATCCAGGTTGAAACGGCCAGCTACATGAATCCTCTTACCGGTCTTCCGGGCAATGTCAGCATCAACGAATGGTTGAAGAAATCCTTGTCGTTAGAACAGTTCAGCGTGCTCTATTTCGATCTGGACTACTTCAAGGCTTACAATGATACATACGGGTTTAAAGAGGGTGACCGGCTCCTTCAATGGACGGCGGAAATCATAAGTGGCGGCATGGTTCCGGCAGGGGGGCTTGTCGGACATATTGGCGGGGATGATTTTATTGTCGTAATGGATCACCATCATTATTCCGAAAGCAGCCGGACGGTTCTCCGCGCTTTCGATGAGACGATTAACAGTTTCTACTCCGAATCGCATCTGACGAAGCAGTCCGTACTGGCCGAGAATCGTTTGGGAAAATATGAAGAAATTCCGCTCGTCTCGCTTTCGGTTGCCGTCATAACGAACCGCTTCCGCCAATTTGGGTCCATTGAGGAGATTTCCACAGAGGCTGCGCGTCTGAAAAAGAGATGCAAGAACATCAAGGGGAGCTGTTTGATTGAAGAAAGCATGGCGCCGGGAGTCTGTGCACAGCCTACATAACCCGCGCGGCCGCAAGGGCCAAGCTTGAATATCCCGCTCTTAAGGTGGTAAGATGGCATCAATACATGCGCGCCAAGACCCTTTGTGGAGTGTGATAGCTATGCGCGATAAAGAATCGGCTAATCGGGGCGTTCACGAGCCGTTCTATGTGATGCTTAAAGAGTACAGAATCGCAGATCTTGTGATTACGGCGCATGCGAGAAGCCGGTATGAGGACCGGAGCCAGGGAGACGGACAGTCCGGCAAAGAGACCGCCTTTTGGCTGTGGCAGTGTCTCAAGCAAAAAAGAGTGAGGGTGCATTCTCCGGATGAGCCGGAAATGTATGTGGTTGACAACGATCTTGTGATGGCGGCGCGCATAGTGGAAATGCCGGATGAAGCCGATCTTTACGGGAACCCGCTCTACAAGCTGATCGTCGTGTCGTTTCTTGGGAAAATGTCGGAGAACATAGATCTCAGGGATTTGAAGACCTATTTTGCCCGGCAGCGAAGTTTGCGGAGAGCGCCCCTTATGCAGTCGGGTAGGAAGAGACGTTAAGTAAAGACATAAGGCGATGAGGCATGCGGCCAGGGCCGCATGTCTTTTTGAAAATATAAGATTGTATAAGCCGGGGGCTTAACATTTTGACTTATATTTCTACGAGTAACGTACTTACGTCTTATAAAGACGCCGTCAGGCGTTTCTTCTTGAAATGAAGGAAGTTACAGAACATAAGTCATGGAATAATGGGAGTGGACGAGCGTGAATTTTCATCAGCTGCATATTTTTTACACCGTGTCCGAAAAAGGAAGCTTCTCCGCTGCGGCGCAGGCGCTGCATATGACCCAGCCGGCCGTGACGATGCAGGTTCAGTCGCTTGAGGACTATTTCGGAACGAAGCTGTTCAACCGTTCCACCAAAAAAATCGTGCTGTCCGACGCCGGAAGGACGCTATTGCCCTTTGCGCTGCGCAGTATCGAACTGATGCGGGAGACCGATCAGGCGATGGCGGCCTATACTCATATGCTGGAAGGGCGGCTGCTGCTCGGTTCAAGCCTTACGATAGGAGAATACGTGCTGCCCCGGCTGCTTGCACCCTTCGGCAAAGCGTATCCGAACATTTCCGTCATGCTGAAGATCATGAACACTACTCAAATTATGGAAGAAATTACAAAGCACCAGCTTAATTTCGGTCTGATTGAAGCGGAGGTAACCCATCCGGACATGGTGATCGAGCCGGTGATGGAGGACGAGCTAAAGCTGATTGTGCCGGGAGATCATGAGCTTGCCGGAAGAAGCGAAGTGCCGCTCGAAGAGGTTCTGAGGTACCCATTCGTGCTGCGCGAGCAGGGCTCGGGAACACGCCGGGTTATGGAGGAGCAACTGCTGGCCAGAGGGATGGACCTGGGTGAGCTGCAGGTTGTTATGGAGCTTGGCAGTACGGGAGCGGTCAAATCGGCGGTGGAAGCGGGGCTGGGCATAACGATGCTGTCTCCCTCTACGGTTAGGCATGAAATTGCTTTGGGGCTGCTGAAGATCGTGGACATTTTCGATGCTTCGTTCAAGCGGCAGTTTTACGCGATTCATCAGAAATCGACGCTGCTGCCGATTCATGCGGTAACGTTCCTGACTTTTCTTCGCCAGCACGCAGAGGACTAAGAAGTCTGGACAGTTATTTTCCGGGATTTGGGGGAGAGCGGAATGGGGATTTTTTTGCGTGGAAAAAAGGTGAATCTGCGCGATTTCACAGAAGATGATATTCTCAAGCTTTATTATCACTATTATGAATCGCCCGACAGGGAGCATTTG
This region of Paenibacillus sp. URB8-2 genomic DNA includes:
- a CDS encoding YlbG family protein, which translates into the protein MFAERTGYIIWVSDVKAARNLEKYGTLHYISRKMHYAVMYVNSDRAEEVMKNVRRLSYVRKIERSYRNELKTEYSSNVPDKTRYYGL
- a CDS encoding YlbF family regulator gives rise to the protein MSVAEYNTVDMAEVLTNAYELGDMINQSAEVTDYLYWKDRIAANPEIQSMIRKLESKKELFEETQRFGHFHPNYHSAKDEVAKVEAEMEKFEEVARFKLAEKALDDMLHSMSEMIAFSVSDSIKVPGNDPLPKGGCGSGGKCSCG
- a CDS encoding selenium metabolism-associated LysR family transcriptional regulator, with protein sequence MNFHQLHIFYTVSEKGSFSAAAQALHMTQPAVTMQVQSLEDYFGTKLFNRSTKKIVLSDAGRTLLPFALRSIELMRETDQAMAAYTHMLEGRLLLGSSLTIGEYVLPRLLAPFGKAYPNISVMLKIMNTTQIMEEITKHQLNFGLIEAEVTHPDMVIEPVMEDELKLIVPGDHELAGRSEVPLEEVLRYPFVLREQGSGTRRVMEEQLLARGMDLGELQVVMELGSTGAVKSAVEAGLGITMLSPSTVRHEIALGLLKIVDIFDASFKRQFYAIHQKSTLLPIHAVTFLTFLRQHAED
- a CDS encoding DNA repair helicase XPB; protein product: MIKGPCVVRRDWTVLLDCGHPEFEAVRDRLPAFAELAKSPPLYQTYRITPLSLWNAAALGASPDEIIESLEQWSRRVLPSGLAEEIKLLMSRYGRLTLHAMDESERLLLRSDSEELLNEPEMGQVAAACGFRRTGPLEMAGSASCRGMLKQELARTGYPVLDRAGYHEGEALDICWKEGDCTFELRDYQREAARRFDISGGSGIVVLPCGAGKTIVGLAVLEALKCETLILTSSATSVRQWTEELKKRTNLAPECVGEYTGERRQVRPVTVATYQMLTHRASKGGGFSHMGLFNERNWGLIVYDEVHLLPAPVFRATAEIQATRRLGLTATLVREDGREGDVFSLIGPKAYDCPWKTLEQRGWIAAVQCLEVPVPMEPELKKRYLYAASKEKFRLASANPAKAEMAAKIIEAHRGASILVIGQYLDQLGELAAIIGAPVITGKTPQQERIKLYNQFNEGVLPVLIVSKVANFAVNLPDASVAIEVSGAFGSRQEEAQRLGRVLRPKRGDNRAFFYTLVTEDSREQEFALRRRLFLTEQGYEYFVVHEPAVEKGESFMLPGCGNPLEEEASGS
- a CDS encoding helicase-associated domain-containing protein; its protein translation is MTTWKDRLTGGDSDEFCRLSSQASGVLKRMCSAHADRPFQEGREETLRPPEMTRVEFRLAFSELRRGGWVGAMRKIGGNHLFYIPAERLDMLQSRLFPVSPSCLEPEGIRLSVETGPGLAGELFRALLFAAEEGLPLTSKGAVHKKYVSRLAATMQLNDEHLQGLDLRSPYPDDYPLPAVLAIDLLLHMGLLVRRNQAFLPEAQVVQNWLNLDEREMSVLLHGAASRRYGRRSAADRQFRCLISRPEYFPGCWYSLADTINWMETQGLTEPEERPGLEGAAAAWLRCLAGFGWVEVGSAPGHGLCFRWTSAKPLLADPSETVEPVGARIIAQPDMEVLVSEETPFSLRWSLACFAELIQIDCMWSFRLTRERLEWASARGISPEEVIEWLEHYAETGLPGQVRAVLGQWGRDIGRTVLAETLVLSCRSEQDADAIAGHPRLQDSLERLGPLHFGVSRDRADWVRRELASAGMLPLGGRPSHSGEGPQEASLFRLYIPGSRDNGSGFTLTSDSAAGLWYAEDHGAAMQAEMPPVPESAEEMWPDAAEVPSVWIKEGRRYHASTARLLMEQALKWGTKVRLSMEGRTCEFIPDRILPGVWRVSGHLLDCSGDAPQERELSDGDWDTIQLIVPVFRGFPSSSTDGGCGMIG
- a CDS encoding GGDEF domain-containing protein, with amino-acid sequence MQHKVGEVCQSIPHLAPSTPCEYVDRIFKQNPALQGVAVTEGDFPVALIMRVRFYQKIGTLYGYTLYMQRPVKLIMDSTPLVVDYECPITEVSRLAMARDEEKLYDDVVVTSGNRLYGAVSVRDLLLHFAEIQVETASYMNPLTGLPGNVSINEWLKKSLSLEQFSVLYFDLDYFKAYNDTYGFKEGDRLLQWTAEIISGGMVPAGGLVGHIGGDDFIVVMDHHHYSESSRTVLRAFDETINSFYSESHLTKQSVLAENRLGKYEEIPLVSLSVAVITNRFRQFGSIEEISTEAARLKKRCKNIKGSCLIEESMAPGVCAQPT
- a CDS encoding EAL domain-containing protein, producing the protein MIKPYISFMEDAAILHYLRHINIKVKREITELRRLSEFLRVMNQEALSTFYQPIVELATGQTMGHEALNRPPVSQLFHSADIFYEFAAKTEYTSRLDRYCRRVSLTRYVGSASVAGFGGSELLFINVSPGILNDERYKSGETVNLLKQLGLTPSRVVLELTERQAVHDYVGFEKTLAHYRKQGFRIAVDDAGSGYNSLKTLVYLKPEFIKLDKSLIRGINGNREQQHLLGLIREYAQASGTRVIAEGIETEAELKFLREAAIDYGQGYLVGRPESSPAAGCIPAIV